In Prosthecomicrobium sp. N25, one DNA window encodes the following:
- a CDS encoding ABC transporter permease, whose amino-acid sequence MRAAPILMRLVLGAALALLLLHPEAFRPLLAPLADPGQPVIYDRASLLDLALSHLATVATAVGAASVVGIGLAIFVTRPVGVEFLPLSRSIANIGQTFPPVAVLALAVPAVGFGEAPTLIALFLYGLLPVFENALAGLTRLPPAVVEAGRGMGMTETERLRLVELPLALPVILEGVRLSAVIAVSTATIGSTVAARGLGEVIIAGLSSANLAFVVQGGVAVAGLAVAVYEGIGAIESRLARRAGRHGGDGS is encoded by the coding sequence ATGAGGGCCGCCCCGATCCTGATGCGCCTCGTCCTGGGGGCAGCGCTCGCGCTCCTCCTGCTGCACCCGGAGGCCTTCCGGCCGCTCCTCGCCCCGCTCGCCGACCCCGGCCAGCCGGTGATCTACGATCGCGCGAGCCTGCTCGACCTCGCCCTATCGCACCTCGCCACCGTCGCGACGGCGGTCGGCGCCGCTTCGGTCGTCGGCATCGGGCTGGCGATCTTCGTCACCCGGCCCGTCGGTGTCGAGTTCCTGCCGCTCTCCCGCTCCATCGCCAACATCGGCCAGACCTTCCCGCCCGTGGCCGTTCTGGCGCTGGCGGTCCCGGCGGTCGGCTTCGGCGAGGCGCCGACCCTGATCGCGCTCTTCCTCTACGGCCTGCTTCCCGTCTTCGAGAACGCGCTCGCGGGGCTGACCCGGCTGCCGCCCGCCGTCGTCGAGGCGGGACGCGGGATGGGCATGACCGAGACCGAGCGCCTGCGCCTGGTCGAACTTCCGCTCGCCCTGCCGGTCATCCTCGAGGGCGTAAGGCTCTCGGCCGTGATCGCGGTCTCCACGGCGACGATCGGCTCGACGGTCGCCGCCCGCGGGCTCGGCGAGGTGATCATCGCCGGCCTCTCCTCGGCCAACCTCGCCTTCGTGGTGCAGGGCGGCGTGGCGGTCGCAGGCCTGGCGGTTGCCGTCTACGAGGGCATCGGCGCGATCGAGTCCCGGCTCGCGCGCCGCGCCGGCCGGCACGGGGGGGACGGGTCCTGA
- a CDS encoding glycosyltransferase family 4 protein, translating into MKVALYAPLKSPLHPVPSGDRQIGRNLLAALRQAGHAVELASELRAYCPDPTPEAVAALDRAAEAEALRLASAWAAGGVPDVWFSYHPYYKSPDLIGPRLADRFGLPVVTLEASFAPKRAEGPHAALHRETLALLRRARLNIAFTERDRAGLALVIQADRLGLLAPFIDVAPYRGLAGAAEHGGPVRLVTVAMMREGDKLRSYAMLAEALARLPETGWRLDVVGDGPAGARVRARFERFPESRVRFLGEADPARVPGLLAGADLLVWPGCGEAFGIAYLEAQAAGLPVVAQATGGIPAVVRDGGTGVLTPEGDVAAYAAAVGRLIADAGLRRSLGQAARRHVLAVHSIEAASARLGALLRPFKPEADRRGQG; encoded by the coding sequence ATGAAAGTCGCCCTGTATGCGCCGCTCAAGTCTCCGCTGCACCCGGTCCCGTCCGGGGACCGGCAGATCGGGCGCAATCTCCTGGCGGCGCTCCGGCAGGCGGGCCACGCCGTCGAACTCGCCTCGGAGCTGCGCGCCTACTGCCCGGACCCGACGCCGGAAGCGGTCGCCGCGCTCGACCGGGCGGCCGAGGCGGAGGCGCTCCGGCTCGCCTCGGCCTGGGCCGCCGGGGGCGTGCCGGACGTCTGGTTCTCCTATCACCCCTACTACAAGTCCCCGGACCTCATCGGACCGCGGCTCGCGGACCGGTTCGGCCTGCCGGTGGTGACGCTCGAGGCCTCCTTCGCGCCCAAGCGCGCCGAGGGTCCCCATGCGGCGCTGCACCGGGAGACGCTGGCGCTCCTGCGGCGGGCCCGCCTCAACATCGCCTTCACGGAGCGGGACCGGGCGGGGCTCGCGCTCGTGATCCAGGCGGACCGGCTCGGCCTATTGGCGCCCTTCATCGACGTCGCCCCCTATCGCGGGCTCGCGGGTGCGGCGGAGCACGGGGGACCGGTCCGGCTCGTGACGGTCGCGATGATGCGCGAGGGCGACAAGCTGCGCAGCTACGCCATGCTGGCCGAGGCGCTGGCGAGGCTCCCCGAGACCGGCTGGCGGCTCGACGTGGTGGGCGACGGGCCCGCGGGAGCCCGGGTCCGTGCCCGATTCGAGCGCTTCCCGGAGTCGCGGGTGCGCTTCCTCGGCGAGGCGGATCCGGCGCGGGTGCCGGGCCTTCTGGCAGGGGCCGACCTCCTGGTCTGGCCGGGTTGCGGGGAGGCGTTCGGGATCGCGTATCTGGAGGCGCAGGCGGCGGGGCTGCCGGTCGTCGCGCAGGCGACGGGCGGCATCCCGGCGGTGGTGCGGGACGGCGGGACCGGTGTCCTGACGCCCGAGGGGGACGTGGCGGCCTACGCGGCGGCGGTTGGCCGGCTGATCGCCGACGCGGGCCTGCGGCGCAGCCTCGGGCAGGCGGCCCGGCGGCATGTCCTGGCGGTGCATTCGATCGAGGCCGCTTCGGCCCGGCTCGGGGCCCTGCTGCGGCCGTTCAAGCCGGAGGCGGATCGCCGAGGGCAGGGGTAA
- a CDS encoding DUF3095 domain-containing protein has product MRRSGFYGGIAAFDRFESLGEPRNYTPLPAGWVLGLSDIVNSTEAATQGRYKAVNMAGAALIAALQNVSDEDLPFVFGGDGAVVALPGHLRPRAEGAIAAVEVWVAEELGLQLRGAVVPLEDIRQAGHDVLVGRYRASTHVSYAMFAGGGASWAEAQMKLGRFAVPPAPPGTRPDLTGLSCRWSPLKSRSGVILSIIAVPAAGADFPRYLDLVRDIADLCHGAIADGNPVSVEGLALGYPAWAIGAEVRTRAKGRLAAWLKANFEVAVVNLLKVLPGSVGGFELLPYKADTAANSDFRKFDDGLKMTVDVSPALADRIEARLAEGARLGLCKYGVQRQDEALITCLVPTARQRDHMHFIDGAAGGYALAAARLKGRLSHRS; this is encoded by the coding sequence ATGCGACGCTCTGGTTTCTACGGCGGCATCGCCGCCTTCGACCGCTTCGAATCCCTCGGCGAGCCCCGGAACTACACGCCGCTTCCGGCCGGCTGGGTGCTCGGCCTCTCGGACATCGTGAACTCCACCGAGGCGGCGACGCAGGGGCGCTACAAGGCGGTCAACATGGCCGGCGCGGCGCTCATCGCGGCGCTCCAGAACGTCAGCGACGAAGACCTGCCTTTCGTGTTCGGCGGCGACGGCGCCGTCGTGGCGCTGCCCGGCCATCTCCGGCCGCGCGCCGAGGGCGCCATCGCGGCCGTCGAGGTCTGGGTCGCCGAGGAACTCGGCCTCCAGCTGCGCGGGGCGGTCGTCCCGCTCGAGGACATCCGCCAGGCCGGCCACGACGTGCTGGTCGGGCGCTACCGGGCGAGCACCCACGTGAGCTACGCCATGTTCGCCGGCGGCGGCGCGAGCTGGGCGGAGGCCCAGATGAAGCTCGGCCGCTTCGCCGTCCCGCCCGCCCCGCCGGGAACGCGGCCGGACCTGACAGGCCTGTCCTGCCGATGGAGTCCTCTGAAGTCCCGGTCCGGCGTGATTCTCTCGATCATCGCGGTCCCCGCCGCCGGGGCCGACTTCCCTCGTTATCTCGACCTGGTCCGCGACATCGCCGACCTCTGCCACGGCGCCATCGCGGACGGCAACCCGGTCAGCGTCGAGGGGCTGGCGCTCGGCTATCCCGCCTGGGCGATCGGCGCGGAGGTGCGCACGCGCGCCAAGGGGCGCCTCGCCGCCTGGCTGAAGGCGAATTTCGAGGTCGCGGTCGTGAACCTGCTCAAGGTCCTGCCCGGCTCGGTCGGGGGCTTCGAACTCCTGCCCTACAAGGCCGACACGGCCGCCAACTCGGATTTCCGCAAGTTCGACGACGGCCTCAAGATGACGGTCGACGTCAGCCCCGCCCTTGCGGACCGGATCGAGGCGCGCCTCGCCGAGGGCGCCCGGCTGGGACTGTGCAAGTACGGCGTGCAGCGCCAGGACGAGGCCCTGATCACCTGCCTGGTTCCCACCGCGCGCCAGCGTGACCATATGCACTTCATCGACGGCGCCGCCGGCGGCTATGCGCTCGCCGCCGCGCGGCTCAAGGGCCGGCTCTCGCACCGGTCCTGA
- a CDS encoding adenylate/guanylate cyclase domain-containing protein — MVISKRGESPVLVAKLSEWLMRSSLQGLDLESLVRGFCDRIYAAGLPVDRINLTFSMLHPLYRAMGFTWRRGQGLEVENYAHSPAPERFLKSPYYFILQNNLESLRRRLDTGAKFEFPLLDELRRKGATDYLAFVYSFGGGHDAGIGRGVMGSWTTDSRGGFSEPDLEALFSLQASLAVATKMAMQEKLAENVLTTYLGQEAGRNVLSGLVKRGDGETIRAALVIGDLRESTALAERDGRQLFTETLNRFFDALALPFSKNGGQILSFPGDGFLAIFPTTRSSAGSRDACHRAYEAMIAGTARMNTLNRERLQAGMEPLGFGIGMHVGNVMFGNVGLAERLTYSAFGAAVNEVQRLQALTRKHGRSVIASREFVEASGGDWVHLGEEQLHGISEAREVYTIDACAPDLLAEMEANGHPCHSEGELVVLSLRRSKAGAES; from the coding sequence ATGGTGATTTCGAAGAGGGGCGAGTCCCCGGTCCTCGTGGCGAAGCTGAGCGAATGGCTGATGCGCTCCTCGCTGCAGGGCCTGGACCTGGAAAGCCTCGTGCGCGGCTTTTGCGACCGCATCTATGCGGCCGGCCTGCCGGTCGACCGCATCAACCTGACCTTCTCGATGCTGCATCCCCTCTACCGCGCCATGGGCTTCACCTGGCGGCGCGGCCAGGGGCTGGAGGTGGAGAACTACGCCCACAGCCCGGCCCCCGAGCGCTTCCTGAAGAGCCCCTACTACTTCATCCTGCAGAACAACCTCGAGTCCCTGCGCCGTCGGCTGGATACCGGCGCGAAGTTCGAGTTTCCGCTCCTCGACGAACTGCGCCGCAAGGGCGCGACCGACTACCTCGCCTTCGTGTACTCCTTCGGCGGCGGGCACGACGCCGGCATCGGCCGCGGCGTCATGGGAAGCTGGACGACGGACAGCAGGGGCGGCTTCTCGGAGCCCGACCTGGAGGCGCTCTTCAGCCTGCAGGCGAGCCTGGCGGTCGCCACCAAGATGGCCATGCAGGAGAAGCTGGCCGAGAACGTGCTGACCACCTATCTCGGCCAGGAGGCTGGGCGCAACGTCCTGAGCGGGCTCGTCAAGCGCGGCGACGGCGAGACCATCCGGGCTGCCCTCGTCATCGGCGACCTGCGCGAATCGACCGCCCTCGCCGAGCGCGACGGCCGCCAGCTCTTCACCGAGACGCTGAACCGTTTCTTCGACGCGCTCGCGCTCCCTTTCAGCAAGAACGGCGGTCAGATCCTGTCCTTCCCCGGCGACGGCTTCCTGGCCATCTTCCCGACCACCCGCTCCAGCGCGGGTTCGCGCGACGCCTGCCATCGCGCCTACGAGGCCATGATCGCCGGCACCGCACGGATGAACACGCTGAACCGCGAACGCCTGCAGGCCGGCATGGAGCCGCTCGGCTTCGGCATCGGCATGCATGTGGGCAACGTCATGTTCGGCAACGTCGGCCTGGCCGAGCGGCTGACCTATTCGGCCTTCGGGGCGGCCGTGAACGAGGTCCAGCGGCTCCAGGCCCTCACCCGCAAGCACGGCCGCAGCGTCATCGCGAGCCGCGAATTCGTCGAGGCCAGCGGCGGCGACTGGGTGCACCTCGGGGAGGAGCAGCTCCACGGAATCAGCGAGGCGCGGGAGGTCTACACCATCGACGCCTGCGCCCCCGATCTCCTCGCCGAGATGGAGGCGAACGGCCATCCCTGCCACTCGGAGGGCGAACTGGTCGTTCTCTCCCTGAGGAGAAGCAAGGCCGGCGCCGAAAGCTGA
- a CDS encoding ABC transporter ATP-binding protein yields MALAGDILRIENLGLAFSFFGVDHVAVRDASLRVLPGKVTALVGESGSGKSVIAQTVMGILPNVGRITKGRILFSDPERPGDPPVDIAALDRDSEAFRRLRGTRISIIFQEPMTSLSPLHTIGDQIGEVLTAHDKATAEEARAETVRMLGLVGFPDPERAYGMYPFELSGGLRQRAMIAMALICRPAILIADEPTTALDVTIQAQILQLLKSLQAQLGLSILLITHDLGVVANIADEVFVIYKGEIMEAGTVRDLFGRPSHPYFKALLSSVPHFDMPPGVRLTSLRNVKADLSMLRRPRQGERGSPHLTVENLVKTYRLRGSGWTRGEERAVRAVDGVSFEIRRGECLGLVGESGCGKSTVSKLIMRAVTPDEGSILFHEPEGGIVDIARIGHGGLQALRPRIQMVFQDPYSSLSPRMTVERILTEPLEIHGHGTGESRRETARALMRAVGLDPRMLSRYPHSFSGGQRQRIGIARALALGPELIICDEPVSALDVSVQAQILNLLQDLRSELGLTYLFISHNLAVVDYMADRVAVMCRGRIVEIATSESILRNPVHPYTRALLAAVPYPDLDRPLDFDTLLRTGASDSRHWPPAFQEGPERLELRSVGEDHQVLVRPNAAVEEIVTC; encoded by the coding sequence ATGGCGTTGGCGGGCGACATCCTTCGCATCGAGAATCTCGGGCTCGCCTTCTCGTTCTTCGGCGTCGACCATGTCGCTGTCCGTGACGCGAGCCTGCGCGTGCTGCCCGGCAAGGTAACCGCGCTGGTCGGTGAATCCGGCTCCGGCAAGTCCGTCATCGCCCAGACCGTCATGGGCATCCTGCCCAATGTGGGACGGATCACGAAGGGTCGGATCCTCTTCTCCGACCCTGAGCGGCCGGGCGATCCACCCGTCGACATCGCCGCCCTGGACCGCGACAGCGAGGCCTTCCGGCGCCTGCGCGGCACCCGCATCTCGATCATTTTCCAGGAGCCGATGACGTCGCTGTCGCCGCTCCACACGATCGGCGACCAGATCGGCGAGGTGCTGACCGCCCACGACAAGGCGACCGCCGAGGAGGCCCGGGCCGAGACGGTGCGGATGCTGGGGCTGGTCGGCTTCCCGGATCCCGAGCGGGCCTACGGCATGTACCCCTTCGAGCTCTCCGGGGGCCTGCGCCAGCGCGCCATGATCGCCATGGCGCTGATCTGCCGCCCCGCGATCCTGATCGCCGACGAGCCGACCACCGCCCTCGACGTCACCATTCAGGCGCAGATCCTGCAGCTCCTGAAGAGCCTGCAGGCCCAGCTCGGCCTGTCGATCCTGCTGATCACCCACGATCTCGGCGTCGTCGCCAACATCGCCGACGAGGTCTTCGTGATCTACAAGGGCGAGATCATGGAGGCCGGCACCGTCCGGGACCTCTTCGGCCGCCCCTCGCACCCCTACTTCAAGGCGCTGCTCTCCTCGGTGCCGCACTTCGACATGCCGCCCGGCGTCCGGCTCACCTCGCTGCGCAACGTCAAGGCGGACCTCAGCATGCTCCGCCGGCCGCGCCAGGGGGAGCGCGGCAGCCCGCACCTGACCGTCGAGAACCTCGTCAAGACCTACCGGCTTCGCGGCTCGGGATGGACCCGCGGCGAGGAACGGGCGGTGCGCGCCGTCGACGGCGTCTCCTTCGAGATCCGCCGCGGCGAATGCCTCGGTCTCGTCGGCGAGAGCGGTTGCGGCAAGAGCACGGTCAGCAAGCTGATCATGCGGGCCGTCACGCCCGACGAGGGCTCGATCCTCTTCCACGAGCCCGAGGGGGGCATCGTCGACATCGCCCGGATCGGCCACGGCGGCCTGCAGGCCCTGAGGCCGCGCATCCAGATGGTCTTCCAGGATCCATATTCGTCGCTGTCGCCGCGCATGACCGTCGAGCGGATCCTGACCGAACCCCTCGAGATCCACGGCCACGGCACCGGCGAATCCCGTCGCGAGACGGCCCGCGCCCTGATGCGCGCCGTCGGCCTCGACCCGCGCATGCTGAGCCGCTACCCGCACAGCTTCTCGGGCGGCCAGCGCCAGCGCATCGGCATCGCCCGCGCCCTCGCGCTCGGCCCCGAACTCATCATCTGCGACGAGCCGGTCTCCGCCCTCGACGTGTCCGTCCAGGCGCAGATCCTGAACCTCCTCCAGGACCTCCGCTCCGAGCTCGGGCTGACCTACCTCTTCATCTCCCACAACCTCGCCGTGGTCGACTACATGGCCGACCGAGTGGCCGTCATGTGCCGGGGCCGCATCGTCGAGATCGCGACGAGCGAGAGCATTCTGCGCAACCCCGTCCACCCCTATACGCGCGCGCTCCTGGCCGCGGTCCCCTACCCGGACCTGGACCGCCCGCTCGACTTCGACACCCTCCTCAGGACCGGCGCCTCGGACAGCCGTCACTGGCCGCCGGCGTTCCAGGAGGGACCGGAACGGCTCGAGCTCCGCTCGGTCGGGGAAGACCACCAGGTGCTGGTCCGGCCGAATGCGGCCGTCGAGGAGATCGTCACATGCTGA
- a CDS encoding ABC transporter substrate-binding protein, with the protein MLTRRDALGLMALPLLTRVAGAAPVEPPILAEKVASGALPPMAERLPKVPKVVDLVAMGRRIGRHGGTIRTLVGGQKDIRLMTIYGYARLVGFDERLELKPDILESFEAEEDRVFTFRLRQGHRWSDGHPLTAEDFRYVFEDVYSNRELSPNGPDQTMLVDGEMAKFEILDELTVRYSWSKPNPDFLLDIAGAQPLQLALPAHYMRQFHKRYQEPKKLEAAMKQYRARKWTEMHIRLSRQYRPENPDLPVLDPWRNTTPPPSDRFLFERNPFFHEVDTEGRQLPYVDRFELLVGQMTILAAKTGAGESDLQSLGLDFSDYTFLKDAEKRYPMKVKLWKRIQGSRIALMPNLNYRDPAWRALLQDVRFRRALSVAIDRREINMAVFFGLGTPSSDTVLPASSLYKEAYAKAWAQFDRGLANRLLDEIGLKERDDEGRRLLPDGRSVTMVIETAGETNVETDILELIADYWSSIGVGLFVRTSQRDIFRSRAIGGDIMMAVWSGVDNGIPTPDMNPSAFVPTAEDQLQWPQWGMHYQSSGQHGTAADLPVALDLLAELERWRKATSTDARRAAWERILSIYADNVFSIGLVNQTLQPVVVNRHLVNVPEEGYFGFKPTAYFGVYRSTTFWLDGEA; encoded by the coding sequence ATGCTGACCCGCCGGGACGCACTCGGGCTCATGGCCCTGCCGCTCCTCACCCGCGTGGCCGGCGCGGCGCCGGTCGAGCCTCCGATCCTCGCCGAGAAGGTTGCCTCAGGCGCTCTGCCGCCCATGGCGGAACGCCTGCCGAAGGTCCCCAAGGTGGTCGACCTGGTGGCCATGGGCCGGCGCATCGGCCGGCACGGCGGCACGATCCGCACGCTCGTGGGCGGCCAGAAGGACATCCGCCTGATGACCATCTACGGCTACGCCCGCCTCGTCGGCTTCGACGAGCGGCTGGAGCTGAAGCCGGACATCCTGGAGAGCTTCGAGGCCGAGGAGGACCGGGTCTTCACCTTCCGCCTGCGCCAGGGCCACCGCTGGTCCGACGGCCATCCCCTCACGGCGGAGGACTTCCGTTACGTCTTCGAGGACGTCTACTCGAACCGCGAGCTCTCCCCGAACGGGCCGGACCAGACCATGCTGGTCGACGGCGAGATGGCGAAGTTCGAGATCCTCGACGAGCTGACCGTGCGCTACAGCTGGTCGAAGCCCAACCCGGACTTCTTGCTCGACATTGCCGGCGCCCAGCCCCTCCAGCTCGCCCTGCCGGCCCACTACATGCGCCAGTTCCACAAGCGCTACCAGGAGCCGAAGAAGCTCGAGGCGGCGATGAAGCAGTATCGCGCGCGCAAGTGGACCGAGATGCACATCCGCCTGTCGCGCCAGTATCGGCCCGAGAACCCGGACCTGCCCGTCCTCGATCCTTGGCGGAACACGACGCCCCCGCCCTCCGATCGCTTCCTCTTCGAGCGCAACCCGTTCTTCCACGAGGTCGACACCGAGGGGCGGCAACTCCCCTACGTGGACCGGTTCGAACTGCTCGTCGGCCAGATGACGATCCTGGCCGCCAAGACCGGCGCCGGCGAGAGCGACCTCCAGTCGCTCGGACTCGACTTCAGCGACTACACCTTCCTCAAGGACGCCGAGAAGCGTTACCCCATGAAGGTCAAGCTCTGGAAACGCATCCAGGGCTCGCGCATCGCCCTGATGCCCAATCTCAACTACCGTGACCCCGCCTGGCGCGCCCTCCTGCAGGACGTCCGCTTCCGCCGCGCCCTGTCGGTCGCCATCGACCGGCGCGAAATCAACATGGCGGTCTTCTTCGGGCTCGGCACCCCGAGTTCCGACACGGTCCTGCCCGCGAGCTCGCTCTACAAGGAGGCCTACGCCAAGGCCTGGGCCCAGTTCGACCGCGGCCTCGCCAACAGGCTCCTCGACGAGATCGGCCTCAAGGAGCGGGACGACGAGGGCCGCCGCCTGCTGCCCGACGGGCGTTCCGTCACCATGGTGATCGAGACGGCCGGCGAGACCAACGTCGAGACCGACATCCTGGAGCTCATCGCCGACTACTGGTCGTCGATCGGCGTCGGGCTCTTCGTGCGCACGTCCCAGCGCGACATCTTCCGCAGCCGTGCGATCGGCGGCGACATCATGATGGCGGTGTGGTCGGGCGTCGACAACGGCATCCCGACCCCGGACATGAACCCCTCGGCCTTCGTGCCGACGGCCGAGGACCAGCTCCAGTGGCCGCAATGGGGGATGCACTACCAGTCCTCCGGCCAGCACGGTACCGCGGCCGACCTCCCGGTCGCGCTGGACCTGCTCGCGGAACTCGAACGCTGGCGAAAGGCGACCAGCACCGATGCGCGCCGCGCCGCCTGGGAGCGCATCCTGTCCATCTATGCCGACAACGTCTTCTCGATCGGCCTGGTCAACCAGACCCTGCAGCCGGTGGTCGTCAACCGCCACCTCGTCAACGTGCCCGAGGAAGGTTACTTCGGCTTCAAGCCGACCGCCTATTTCGGCGTCTACCGCTCCACGACCTTCTGGCTGGACGGGGAGGCCTGA
- a CDS encoding ABC transporter permease: MLRYIVWRIAVMIPTLLLISMLVFTIIELPPGDYFESYIAELQAQNETVNMQQINELKAQYGFDQPPVIRYFYWVGGLLTGDFGYSFEYQLPVSEVVGSRLYFTMLVSFVTIIFTWLIAFPIGIYSATHQYSWGDYGLTLLGLIGVATPNFLLALVMMYFANIWFGTSIGHLVDPAYLDQPMSWAKVKSILEHLWIPVIIVGTAGTAGMIRRLRANLLDELHKPYVVTARAKGLRPRKVLVKYPLRMALNFFVSDIGSILPAIISGAEITAIVLSLETTGPMLIKALQSQDMYLAGSFLMFLSFLTVIGVLISDLALVLLDPRIRVQGGASK, translated from the coding sequence GTGCTGCGCTACATCGTCTGGCGGATCGCCGTGATGATCCCGACGCTGCTGCTCATCTCGATGCTGGTCTTCACCATCATCGAGCTGCCGCCGGGGGACTATTTCGAAAGCTACATCGCCGAGCTGCAGGCGCAGAACGAAACCGTCAACATGCAGCAGATCAACGAGCTGAAGGCTCAGTACGGTTTCGACCAGCCTCCCGTGATCCGCTACTTCTACTGGGTCGGCGGCCTGCTGACGGGTGACTTCGGCTACTCGTTCGAGTACCAGCTGCCGGTGTCCGAGGTCGTCGGCAGCCGGCTCTACTTCACGATGCTGGTCTCCTTCGTGACCATCATCTTCACCTGGCTGATCGCCTTCCCGATCGGCATCTACTCGGCCACCCACCAGTACAGCTGGGGCGACTACGGCCTGACGCTCCTCGGCCTGATCGGCGTGGCGACGCCGAACTTCCTGCTCGCCCTCGTCATGATGTATTTCGCCAACATCTGGTTCGGCACCTCGATCGGCCACCTGGTCGACCCGGCCTATCTCGACCAGCCGATGAGCTGGGCGAAGGTCAAGTCGATCCTCGAGCATCTCTGGATCCCGGTCATCATCGTCGGGACCGCCGGCACGGCCGGCATGATCCGGCGCCTGCGCGCCAACCTGCTCGACGAGCTGCACAAACCCTATGTGGTGACCGCGCGCGCCAAGGGGCTCCGGCCCCGCAAGGTCCTGGTCAAGTACCCGCTCCGCATGGCGCTGAACTTCTTCGTCTCCGACATCGGCTCGATCCTGCCGGCCATCATCTCGGGCGCCGAGATCACCGCCATCGTGCTCTCGCTGGAGACGACCGGCCCCATGCTCATCAAGGCCCTGCAGAGCCAGGACATGTACCTCGCCGGCTCGTTCCTGATGTTCCTCTCCTTCCTGACCGTGATCGGGGTCCTCATCTCCGATCTCGCGCTCGTGCTCCTCGATCCGCGCATCCGCGTCCAGGGAGGAGCCTCCAAATGA
- a CDS encoding ABC transporter permease, which produces MSLELPVSGAPLGHFVRQGVFDPERIETASPEQARLEQASQLRLMWWKFRRHKLAVVSGVFLLALYLMIVVSEFLAPYALRTRNMDYIHAPPQAVHLFHEGAFVGPFVYGRKMSLDLDRLKRVYTEDTSDVQRLRFFCRGDPYHFWGLWAADLHLVCPAEGGQFFLLGTDRLGRDVLSRMIYGARISLTVGLIGVSLSFILGIVIGGLAGYYGGTFDLIVQRIIEVLQSLPSLPLWMALSAITPATWSPLLIYFAITLILSLLDWTGLARAVRSKLLALREEDYVLAAQLMGASAPRIIGNHLIPGFMSHLIATATLTVPGMILGETALSFLGLGLRPPLTSWGILLTEAKNVSAVALYPWLLFPVVPVVLVILAFNFLGDGLRDAADPYK; this is translated from the coding sequence ATGAGCCTCGAGCTTCCCGTCTCCGGGGCTCCGCTCGGCCACTTCGTGCGTCAGGGTGTTTTCGATCCGGAGCGGATCGAGACGGCCTCGCCCGAGCAGGCGCGCCTGGAGCAGGCCTCCCAGCTCCGCCTCATGTGGTGGAAGTTCCGCCGCCACAAGCTCGCCGTGGTGTCGGGCGTCTTCCTCCTCGCCCTCTACCTCATGATCGTCGTGTCCGAGTTCCTGGCGCCCTACGCGCTGCGGACGCGCAACATGGACTACATCCACGCGCCGCCCCAGGCCGTGCACCTGTTCCACGAGGGCGCTTTCGTGGGCCCCTTCGTGTACGGCCGCAAGATGAGCCTCGACCTCGACCGGCTGAAGCGCGTCTACACCGAGGACACCTCGGACGTGCAGCGCCTGCGCTTCTTCTGCCGGGGCGACCCCTACCACTTCTGGGGCCTGTGGGCGGCCGACCTGCATCTCGTCTGCCCCGCCGAGGGCGGCCAGTTCTTCCTGCTCGGGACCGACCGGCTCGGCCGCGACGTGCTCTCGCGCATGATCTACGGCGCGCGCATCTCGCTGACGGTCGGCCTCATCGGCGTCAGCCTCAGCTTCATCCTCGGCATCGTCATCGGCGGGCTCGCCGGCTACTACGGCGGCACTTTCGACCTGATCGTCCAACGCATCATCGAGGTCCTGCAGTCGCTCCCCAGCCTGCCGCTCTGGATGGCCCTTTCGGCCATCACCCCGGCGACCTGGAGCCCCCTGCTCATCTACTTCGCCATTACACTCATTCTGAGCCTCCTGGACTGGACGGGCCTCGCCCGGGCGGTCCGCTCCAAGCTCCTGGCCCTGCGCGAGGAGGACTACGTCCTTGCCGCCCAGCTCATGGGAGCCTCCGCGCCGCGGATCATCGGCAACCACCTGATCCCCGGATTCATGTCCCACCTGATTGCCACCGCCACCCTCACCGTGCCGGGCATGATCCTGGGCGAGACGGCGCTGAGCTTCCTCGGCCTCGGCCTCCGGCCTCCGCTCACCAGCTGGGGGATCTTGCTGACCGAAGCCAAGAACGTCAGCGCCGTCGCGCTCTACCCCTGGCTTCTCTTCCCCGTGGTCCCGGTCGTCCTCGTCATCCTGGCCTTCAACTTCCTCGGTGACGGGCTGCGCGACGCTGCCGACCCCTACAAGTGA